Genomic DNA from Rhodothermales bacterium:
GGCTGTCCGAGGCGGCGTAGTCCACCTGGAGTTCGCCGCCCCATCGAATGCCAAGTGTGCCGTTGTCGAGGCTTTCGACATTGCCTTCGTCATCGAGGGGTCGCAGCACGGTACCGAACACGCGGCCGCGCGCGGCGAGATAGAGCTTGTCGCCCACCAGGCGCGTGTAGGACGGCAGCAGCGTCAGCTGGTTGGCAAAGATGTCGTTGGTGCCGGTCGGGGTGCCTCCCGGATCCTGCGATCCGATGGCCAGGCTGCCCGGATTCAGCGCGTCCCGCGCCCCGTTCCAGAACAGGAAGTTGTCCTTCTCGCGCACCAGGAGGCCCACAAGCAGCTCCCCGGTGGTTTCCGGATTCGGCTTCCAGTTGAGCTTGCCGAAGCCCTGCAGATAGGACGCGCGGTTGAAGTTGAGGTAACCGTCGTCGCGGCGCACCGAGACGTTGAGCCAACCGCCGAGGCTCTCGGACAGCTTGCGCGCATGGGAGGCCGCGAATCCGAGATAGGGCCGGAATTCGCCACCCTTGGCGAATCCACGTGTCCAGATATCGTAGCGCACCGGTGCGTGTGCCCCTGCAAAGGCCGACACCTGGGTGCGGGGCTCATCGCCCACATCCCGGGTAATCACATTGATTACGCCCCCAAGCGCGCCGCCGCCGTATAGGGCCGAGCCCGGCCCCTTGAGTACTTCGATGCGCTCGATCTGGGCAACCGGCAGCGCATCGAAGGGCATGCCGTCCGAGTCCGGCGTCAGCAGCGGCATACCGTCAATCAGCATCAGCACGCGGCTTCCGGTGTTGTATGCGAAGCCGGAGGAGCCGCGCACGTTCACCTGGTTCTCCTGCACGTTGACGCCGGGGATGTAGCGCAGGGCATCGTCAATGGCGACGATGTTGCGGGATTCCAACTCCCTGGGCGTGAGAACCGCCACGCTGGCCGGCGCCTCCAGCACGGCCTGGGGCCGTCTCGATGCGGTCACGATCACGCCGTCCGTCAGGATCACGTCCTCCTGCATGACGAAGTCCAGGACATTTCCTCCGGCGGACAGCACGGTGTCCCGCCGTTGACGTTCGTAACCGATGATGGACGCTGCGACGGTCACCGGACCAACCTGGAGCCGTTCGATGAGGTAGCGCCCGTCAACGCCAGTTGCGGTGCCCTGGCCCGTGCCCTCAATGACCACGTTCACGCCGGGAAGGGCCAGCCCTGAGGCATCCGTCACACGTCCGGCGAGCGATGCGGTCTGCGCCTGTGTAGTTGGCGCGCCTGCCAGAAGCAGGGCCAGAAGGAGTGTGTTGTGTGCCCATCGACTCATCGATCCGGAGGAAAGACGGGCAGATTGCTGAAATCCACGGTCATCGACAGGGAGGCAGACTGCCCGGGTTCGACTGAGAAGAAGCCGCCGTCTCCCTGAAGCAGGCCGACCGGCCGCCATGAGAGAATGTCCGTGGTCTGCTGCTGAGCGACACCCGAGTACACAAAGAC
This window encodes:
- a CDS encoding TonB-dependent receptor; amino-acid sequence: MSRWAHNTLLLALLLAGAPTTQAQTASLAGRVTDASGLALPGVNVVIEGTGQGTATGVDGRYLIERLQVGPVTVAASIIGYERQRRDTVLSAGGNVLDFVMQEDVILTDGVIVTASRRPQAVLEAPASVAVLTPRELESRNIVAIDDALRYIPGVNVQENQVNVRGSSGFAYNTGSRVLMLIDGMPLLTPDSDGMPFDALPVAQIERIEVLKGPGSALYGGGALGGVINVITRDVGDEPRTQVSAFAGAHAPVRYDIWTRGFAKGGEFRPYLGFAASHARKLSESLGGWLNVSVRRDDGYLNFNRASYLQGFGKLNWKPNPETTGELLVGLLVREKDNFLFWNGARDALNPGSLAIGSQDPGGTPTGTNDIFANQLTLLPSYTRLVGDKLYLAARGRVFGTVLRPLDDEGNVESLDNGTLGIRWGGELQVDYAASDSRNLTFGASGDAMASRSTFFVTADGDSTGAQPETALFTQWEEQLGRTTISAGMRLDRYAIDTGSTVQRLSPKLGVSHLLAEGASVRAAWGHGFRVPSLAERFTDNQDFFPIVRNPGLLPERSVSVEVGLRDERTTGFASLQTDLAVFVSDYWDLIEPRLVPELRAFQFINLTRARISGVELAFEAAADRGILRVGYTLLDAEDRTVNEPLASRSRHQLTAGVELPVARGFRAAADVRTMSAPERVDSDFALFVRDADLLVPMRVLDLRVMYQRGAMRASLLLNNALDYYYLERPAFLAPPRHLTARVQLDF